A single region of the Sulfitobacter geojensis genome encodes:
- a CDS encoding ABC transporter permease yields the protein MSVTDPDTFTTQTLDKEAKRARLFTRINKADNWFQVLGLAWLTPILKAAAGDNPRAQVGEIWRLLGVPLLAIALFLLAWGTLAPKVQTSLGAVPGPAQVWEQALSLNADAIREREKEAAFYERQDARNAKLIADGQEDRVKQRSYTGRPTYYAQIWTSIKTVFFGFLIAAIIAIPLGIAAGLSKTANAALNPLIQIFKPVSPLAWLPIVTMIVSALYASNDGMFSKSFLISAITVTLCSLWPTLINTSLGVASIDKDLVSVSRVLKMNTWTKITKLVLPSALPLIFTGLRLSLGVGWMVLIAAEMLAQNPGLGKFVWDEFQNGSSQSLAKIMVAVFTIGIIGFLLDRVMYALQSMFTFSANR from the coding sequence ATGTCTGTCACCGACCCCGATACATTTACGACCCAAACCCTGGACAAAGAGGCCAAGCGCGCCCGCCTGTTCACCCGCATCAACAAAGCCGACAACTGGTTTCAGGTGCTGGGTCTTGCCTGGCTGACACCGATCCTGAAAGCCGCCGCAGGCGACAATCCGCGCGCGCAAGTCGGTGAAATCTGGCGTCTGTTGGGCGTGCCACTGCTGGCGATTGCCCTGTTCCTGCTGGCTTGGGGCACGCTGGCACCAAAGGTGCAAACCTCGCTGGGTGCCGTGCCCGGTCCCGCGCAGGTCTGGGAACAAGCGCTCAGCCTGAACGCCGACGCCATCCGCGAACGCGAGAAAGAGGCCGCGTTCTACGAACGTCAGGACGCGCGCAACGCGAAATTGATCGCCGACGGTCAAGAGGACCGCGTCAAACAGCGCAGCTATACCGGGCGTCCCACGTATTACGCGCAAATCTGGACCTCGATCAAAACCGTCTTCTTCGGTTTTTTGATCGCTGCCATCATTGCCATTCCGTTAGGCATTGCCGCAGGCCTGTCGAAAACGGCAAATGCAGCGCTGAACCCGCTCATCCAGATCTTCAAACCTGTCTCGCCGCTTGCATGGCTGCCGATTGTAACCATGATCGTCTCTGCGCTTTACGCCAGTAACGACGGGATGTTCTCCAAATCCTTCCTGATTTCGGCCATCACCGTGACCCTCTGCTCACTTTGGCCAACGCTGATCAACACGTCCCTCGGGGTGGCCAGCATCGACAAGGATCTGGTCAGCGTCAGCCGCGTTCTGAAGATGAACACATGGACCAAGATCACCAAACTGGTTCTGCCTTCCGCCCTCCCCCTGATCTTTACGGGTCTGCGCCTCTCGCTCGGCGTGGGTTGGATGGTTCTGATCGCGGCCGAGATGCTCGCGCAAAACCCCGGTCTTGGCAAATTCGTCTGGGACGAGTTCCAGAACGGGTCCTCTCAGAGCCTCGCCAAAATCATGGTCGCAGTGTTCACGATCGGCATCATCGGCTTCTTGCTGGATCGCGTCATGTATGCGCTGCAGTCCATGTTCACCTTTTCGGCCAACCGGTGA
- a CDS encoding ABC transporter ATP-binding protein encodes MSILSIKDVNKGFGVGTDRAEVLRNINLEVKEGEFLAILGFSGTGKSTLMNLIAGLELPDSGTLTYRGAPITEPGPERGLIFQSYSLMPWLTVGGNVGLAVDAVFPKLGKAEREAKINHYVSMVGLPHAISRRPAELSGGMRQRVAVARALAMNPEMLLLDEPLSALDALTRANLADEILEIWESDKKTCILITNDVDEAILLADRIVPLNPDGTLAEPIDVNIPRPRDRMEMNNDETFKALRASVTKYLMDVGIEAKVDESKTLPNVTPIHAVPKAVSDAQKSPIEERYLNFSQLHKVYPTPKGPLTVVKDFDLKVNKGEFISLIGHSGCGKSTVLTMAAGLNPISKGAIKLDGWNVEGADPERAVVFQSPNLFPWLSAKENVAIGVDKVYPRASQAERQDVVEYYLERVGLADSMDKGAASLSNGMKQRVGIARAFALSPKLLLLDEPFGMLDSLTRWELQEVLMEVWSRTKVTAVCVTHDVDEAILLADRVVMMTNGPQATIGKITDVKLPRPRTRKALLEHPDYYTYRQEVLDFLEEYEHGNTSKSAQTTPSKPIAAE; translated from the coding sequence ATGAGCATTCTCAGTATCAAAGATGTAAACAAGGGTTTTGGCGTCGGAACCGACCGCGCCGAAGTTCTTCGAAACATCAACCTAGAGGTCAAAGAGGGCGAATTCCTCGCCATCCTCGGATTTTCCGGCACAGGAAAATCCACTTTGATGAACCTCATTGCGGGGCTTGAATTGCCCGACAGTGGCACGCTGACCTATCGCGGCGCGCCGATCACCGAACCCGGACCAGAGCGCGGCCTGATCTTCCAAAGCTATTCGTTGATGCCGTGGCTGACGGTAGGCGGCAATGTGGGGCTCGCAGTGGACGCGGTCTTTCCCAAACTGGGCAAGGCGGAGCGCGAGGCAAAGATCAATCATTACGTTTCCATGGTCGGCCTGCCCCACGCCATTTCGCGCCGGCCGGCCGAATTGTCGGGCGGCATGCGCCAACGGGTCGCCGTTGCGCGGGCGCTGGCAATGAACCCCGAAATGCTGCTGCTTGACGAACCGCTTTCGGCGCTGGATGCGTTGACGCGGGCTAATCTGGCGGATGAAATTCTGGAGATTTGGGAAAGTGACAAGAAAACCTGCATCCTGATCACCAACGATGTGGACGAGGCCATCCTGCTGGCTGACCGGATTGTCCCGCTGAACCCTGATGGCACTTTGGCGGAACCGATTGACGTGAACATCCCCCGCCCGCGCGACCGGATGGAGATGAATAATGACGAAACCTTCAAGGCCCTGCGCGCCAGTGTCACGAAATACCTGATGGATGTGGGCATTGAGGCAAAGGTCGACGAAAGCAAAACCCTGCCCAATGTGACGCCCATTCATGCCGTACCCAAAGCAGTGTCGGACGCGCAGAAAAGCCCCATCGAAGAACGCTATCTGAACTTCTCGCAGCTGCACAAAGTCTATCCTACCCCCAAGGGGCCGCTGACCGTGGTCAAGGATTTCGATCTCAAGGTTAACAAGGGCGAATTCATCTCGCTGATCGGGCATTCCGGGTGTGGTAAATCAACGGTGTTGACGATGGCCGCCGGCCTGAACCCGATTTCCAAGGGTGCGATCAAACTGGACGGTTGGAACGTTGAAGGCGCGGACCCCGAGCGTGCCGTCGTGTTCCAATCCCCCAACCTGTTCCCGTGGCTGAGCGCCAAGGAAAACGTCGCAATCGGTGTCGACAAAGTCTATCCCCGCGCATCGCAGGCCGAGCGGCAGGATGTCGTGGAGTATTACCTCGAACGTGTCGGGCTCGCGGACAGCATGGACAAGGGAGCGGCGTCGCTTTCCAACGGCATGAAGCAACGCGTCGGCATCGCGCGGGCCTTTGCGCTTTCACCGAAACTGCTGTTGCTGGACGAACCCTTCGGCATGCTCGACAGCCTTACGCGCTGGGAATTGCAGGAGGTTCTGATGGAGGTCTGGTCGCGCACCAAGGTCACCGCCGTTTGTGTCACCCATGATGTGGATGAAGCGATCCTGCTGGCCGATCGCGTGGTGATGATGACCAATGGGCCGCAAGCGACAATCGGCAAGATCACCGACGTGAAACTGCCCCGCCCGCGCACCCGCAAGGCGCTGCTGGAGCACCCGGATTATTACACCTACCGGCAGGAGGTGCTCGATTTCCTTGAGGAATACGAACATGGCAACACCTCCAAATCGGCGCAAACCACGCCCTCGAAACCCATCGCTGCGGAGTAA
- the nirB gene encoding nitrite reductase large subunit NirB, whose amino-acid sequence MTQKLIIIGAGMATGRALETLLETAPDAYDVTLFNAEPRGNYNRIMLSPVLAGDKTYAEIETHGAEWYAQNGVTCRFGERIASIDRSAKTVTSENGDVLAYDKLMFGTGSNPFMIPLPGHDLAGVIAYRDLEDTERMMALGPDNRCVVIGGGLLGLEAAAGMAARGVDVTVVHIMGHLMERQLDEAAGYLLRRALVDKGITIKCAANSKEILGKDGHVRALLLDDGTELPCDLLVMAVGIRPNVALAQQAGLAVGKGIHVDDQMVTSDPDVLAVGECVEHDGAIFGLVAPLYDQAKVAAKTLLSEEAAFVQKELSTKLKVTGCDLFSAGDFADGEGREDIVFRDPARGVYRRLVIENNVIIGAVMYGDTADSNWFFGLIKDKTDITEMRDTLIFGPAYQGGTPLDPLAAVAALPRDAEICGCNGICKGQIEDAIAAGATDLGALKAVTKASASCGTCTGLVEQVLAVTLGDDFVMPAAASICACTDMTHEDVRRMIKSQRLTSMPAVWQECGWKTSCGCHVCRPALNFYLLADWPLEYADDPQSRFINERKHANIQKDGTFSVVPRMWGGITTPDELRAIADAADKYMVPTVKVTGGQRIDLLGVKGEDLPAIWKDLNDAGMVSGYAYSKGLRTVKTCVGTDHCRFGTQDSTGLGIKLEKTLHGAWTPHKLKLGVSGCPRNCAEATCKDIGIICVDSGFQISIGGAAGMDVKETELLVQVASEEEAMDVIKAITQLYRENAKYLDRIYKWMAKVGLDWIEARVVTDQAERAALVDRFEISQSIYRHDPWAAHVKEKAKRYQPLARLDLEAAE is encoded by the coding sequence ATGACCCAGAAACTGATCATCATCGGGGCGGGCATGGCGACGGGCCGTGCTTTGGAAACCCTGCTGGAAACCGCGCCGGACGCCTATGACGTGACCCTGTTCAACGCGGAGCCGCGCGGGAATTACAATCGTATCATGCTGTCACCGGTGCTTGCAGGGGATAAAACCTATGCGGAAATCGAAACACATGGCGCAGAATGGTACGCGCAAAACGGTGTAACCTGCCGCTTTGGCGAGCGCATCGCGTCGATTGACCGGTCGGCCAAAACGGTCACGTCGGAGAATGGCGATGTCTTGGCGTATGACAAGCTGATGTTCGGCACGGGGTCCAACCCGTTTATGATCCCCCTCCCCGGTCATGATCTGGCAGGCGTGATTGCCTATCGCGATCTGGAAGACACCGAGCGGATGATGGCACTTGGGCCGGACAACAGATGCGTTGTGATCGGCGGTGGCCTGCTGGGGCTGGAGGCTGCGGCGGGCATGGCTGCGCGCGGTGTCGACGTGACGGTTGTGCATATCATGGGCCATCTGATGGAACGCCAGCTGGACGAAGCGGCAGGATATCTGCTGCGCCGTGCGCTTGTGGACAAGGGCATCACGATCAAATGCGCGGCCAACTCCAAGGAGATACTGGGCAAGGACGGTCACGTGCGCGCCTTGCTGCTGGATGACGGGACCGAATTGCCCTGTGATCTGTTAGTGATGGCGGTGGGCATCCGCCCCAATGTCGCGCTGGCGCAACAGGCCGGTCTGGCTGTCGGCAAAGGCATCCATGTGGATGACCAGATGGTGACATCCGATCCCGATGTGCTGGCCGTAGGGGAATGTGTCGAACATGACGGGGCGATCTTCGGTCTGGTTGCCCCGCTTTATGATCAGGCGAAAGTGGCGGCCAAAACCTTGCTAAGCGAGGAAGCGGCTTTCGTTCAGAAAGAGCTTTCTACGAAGCTGAAGGTCACCGGTTGCGATCTGTTCAGCGCAGGTGATTTTGCCGATGGCGAAGGCCGTGAGGATATCGTTTTCCGCGACCCCGCGCGCGGGGTGTATCGCCGTCTGGTGATCGAAAACAACGTGATCATCGGTGCGGTAATGTATGGCGATACCGCCGACAGCAACTGGTTTTTCGGCCTGATCAAGGACAAGACCGACATTACAGAGATGCGCGATACATTGATCTTTGGACCAGCCTATCAGGGGGGCACCCCCCTGGACCCGTTGGCAGCCGTTGCAGCCTTACCGCGTGATGCGGAGATTTGCGGCTGTAACGGCATTTGCAAAGGGCAAATCGAAGATGCGATTGCGGCGGGGGCGACAGATCTTGGCGCGCTCAAGGCTGTGACCAAGGCCTCGGCGTCCTGTGGCACCTGCACCGGTTTGGTTGAACAGGTTCTGGCTGTGACGCTGGGGGATGATTTCGTCATGCCCGCAGCCGCCTCGATCTGCGCCTGCACCGACATGACGCATGAGGACGTGCGCCGGATGATCAAATCGCAGCGCCTGACCTCAATGCCCGCGGTCTGGCAGGAATGCGGGTGGAAAACCTCCTGCGGGTGTCACGTCTGCCGGCCGGCATTGAATTTCTATTTGCTGGCGGATTGGCCGCTGGAATATGCCGATGATCCGCAAAGCCGGTTCATCAACGAACGCAAGCACGCCAACATCCAAAAGGACGGCACGTTCAGCGTTGTACCACGGATGTGGGGCGGGATCACCACGCCGGACGAGCTGCGCGCAATTGCAGATGCGGCGGATAAATACATGGTGCCCACGGTCAAGGTCACAGGCGGTCAGCGGATCGACCTCTTGGGCGTCAAGGGGGAAGACCTGCCAGCGATCTGGAAGGATCTGAACGATGCGGGCATGGTATCGGGGTACGCCTATTCCAAGGGGCTGCGCACGGTGAAAACCTGTGTGGGCACTGATCATTGCCGTTTTGGCACCCAGGACAGTACCGGCCTTGGTATCAAGCTGGAAAAGACGCTGCACGGCGCATGGACACCGCATAAATTGAAGCTCGGTGTGTCCGGCTGTCCACGCAACTGCGCAGAAGCGACCTGCAAGGACATCGGCATCATCTGTGTCGACAGCGGTTTCCAGATCAGCATCGGCGGGGCCGCAGGCATGGACGTCAAGGAAACCGAACTTTTGGTGCAGGTCGCCAGCGAAGAAGAAGCCATGGACGTGATCAAGGCAATCACCCAGCTTTACCGGGAGAATGCCAAATATCTGGACCGGATCTACAAATGGATGGCCAAAGTGGGGCTGGACTGGATCGAGGCACGTGTCGTGACGGATCAAGCCGAACGCGCCGCTCTGGTCGACCGGTTCGAGATCAGCCAGTCGATCTATCGCCACGACCCATGGGCCGCCCATGTCAAAGAAAAAGCAAAACGTTATCAGCCCCTTGCGCGGCTTGATCTGGAGGCCGCAGAATGA
- the nirD gene encoding nitrite reductase small subunit NirD has product MSDWIDIASLDDVPQRGARVVKTTQGCVAVFRTANDEVYALDNSCPHKGGPLAEGIVHGASVTCPLHNWVFSLETGLAAGADEGQVATYRARVLDGRIELEAAFLAARSAA; this is encoded by the coding sequence ATGAGTGACTGGATTGATATTGCATCCCTCGACGATGTCCCGCAGCGCGGCGCACGGGTGGTGAAAACCACCCAAGGCTGCGTCGCCGTGTTTCGCACAGCCAATGACGAGGTTTATGCGCTCGACAACAGCTGCCCCCACAAGGGCGGGCCCTTGGCCGAAGGGATCGTGCACGGCGCATCGGTGACCTGCCCCTTGCACAACTGGGTGTTTTCGCTGGAAACGGGACTTGCCGCCGGCGCGGATGAGGGACAGGTTGCCACCTATCGCGCGCGCGTTCTGGACGGGCGGATCGAACTGGAGGCGGCCTTTCTTGCCGCACGCAGCGCCGCATGA